The Chelonoidis abingdonii isolate Lonesome George unplaced genomic scaffold, CheloAbing_2.0 scaffold0003, whole genome shotgun sequence genomic sequence ACGTGATAGCTGCCTGCAGTAAATCTGCCAGCCCTAAACCCTGGAGGCTGTGAAAAGACTTTTTTCACTGGTGAAAACCATAGTGCAATAACAACACGCAGCAATTACACACCATGGTCTGCAGATGGGTATCTATACAAAATCCAGCACATTGATAGCTATAGCTAGTCATTCATTAATCCGCCTTAATTTTCCTCAGCTGGTTTTCCCTAGAAACGTGCTGTTGGGGTGAGGTCTCCTTCCAGCATAGCCCCCGCCCTGGGTGTAGCATAAGCATAAACCCTTCCTCACTGGGCAGTTTGCACTCTCTCTTGGCAACAATGTGCTGCAAACTACAGCCTTGTGTGCTGGGAGCTAGTGGAACAAAACTGCAGAGATGGTCTGGATCATTCCAGGACAAAGAACACTGTAAAGCTgctagtattatttattattggttaACATCTTAGTTCAGTAATTTCTCCTAGCACTACCCAGCAAAATACAAAGCACAGCAATAGCTTGTCTCCTTACCAGCACAAATTAAACTTCAATTTTCATGCCTCTGTTTCTTGACAGTTTAGAGTGTGTGGTTTGTTCATCAAGCAGCAGCAGTTCTGGTATAATAAAGCAGAGTTCACTGTGCCTTGTTTTAAAGCTAGTCTCAATAACCAATGACAAGTTTCTCTGAGATTATCAGACTGATATGAAGTAGCCACACTTGCAATTACTCATTAGTGATGGAGCAGTTGCTGAATTTACATTAAGGGGTCAACGTTACTGAGACTGAACTATTTGCTGAATGACTTAAAATACCTtcttagagttttttaaaaaaaatgagcacAAGAGCTTTTTATAAGTGACCTAAAAAcacttcccagccctgcctgagtGAGCGGTGAGACTGCTGTCATTCTCATGCCCCAGGCTCAGCTATGTTTGTATGCCTGTGCTCTGTAAGGTACCAAGCAAAGTCTGGGCACTGCATAAATAAAAAGTATCCAGACCAACACTGAGCTCTGGCTTATTCAAGGTTTCCCTCATCTGAAATCTAGAAAAGCAGCCAAGAACTTGACCACGGCCTGGTAGGAGCAGCTTTACTGTTAGCTTTGCTACCTGCACAGTCATTTACATAGTGGTATCTGAGATGCATCACAACAGTCAGAGGAGAGccagagagagattaaagccAGCTAAGCGAGGCCTGGCATGACAATCTGTTTGGGTGGCGTTGCCTTCAGAAGGGCGAAGCAGGCAGGGAGCATGCGTGTGTGAAGTTGGGAATATTAGACACGGGAGCCCTGCATATAGCCTTGGGCTTCTCAGTGTTGCTCTGTGGGTACACCCTACACGTAGCTTTAGGGTGGGATTTCCCAACATGCTCAGCACTGGCctagctctgctcccactgatgtcacttGTAAAACTCTCATTGCTGCTGATGGGGGAGTGAGGCCACCATCACCTGCCTTGGGAAATGCCACTCTCATGCTCATTGTGTAGGTTTGCTTCCTAAACATGAATCCTCCAAATCAGACAATGAAAAACTAGAGTGCCTCTGAAATGGGAGCTATTTCTTAAAGGCCACCCTGAGACAAATGTAGCCGGCTGAACTTAGAGCAGGAGGCCCCAGAGAGCTTCATAAACTGGTTACTGTGAAACTGGACCTATTTTAGCAGCAaagagatgtattggagcatgagcttttgtgggtgaatacccacttggtcggatgTTTCCTTTGCTGGCGAGGGGACTTGGGACCCTACGTTCAGGGCCTTTCCCCATCACTGTGGCTTGTGAATCACTCTGGAAGTGTTGTTAGGCCAAGTGCTCTGATGACTAAGCCAACGTGCATTGCCCATGCAGCTGAAAGGGAAGCACCAGAACTCAGAAGCTCTTCAGTCAGCTCATAAAAGCCTGACCCTTCCTCCCCAGTTTAATTTGATATTCATGTTAGAAAACATGGGGCCATTCTCCAATGGGAATTTAGTTGTGGAGTTTAGCCTCTGCTGTGACCACAGGCTGTCTTGGTcttgctgtgctgctgctctgccttcactGGGGCATACTCAGGGAGTTAGCATAGTCCCATGCCATGGTTGATGCATTGTGTGTCCTCTACAAGGGAATGTCACTGCTTTTTAGCCACATGCGCCCCAAAGCACTTCATAGACTGTACTGAACCAGCTGTGCAAACTGGAGATCAGTGCAATCCCCGGCTAGAGTGGAACATGGCAGCTCCTTCCCAGATCATACTAGGTCAGGCAGAAGACTCCTGTTTCCAACTGAAACAGCAGCGGGAGAACAGGAAGGCTGGATGCAATTTGTCCAAGAGACTGGGACCATACCCCTATTTTTGTGTTCCATAATGATGGGAAGCCAGCACTCCCTAGCACCACACCGGAGCATTGCGGGGACAACTAACCCAGAACGGAAGGCAGCCTGATTGACTCCCCCATGCGGCACATGCATGCAGCATACCTTAGCACTGTGCTGAGGCACTGGACTGATTCAGAGGGTCGTGTGCCCCTTCCTCAGTCCTAATGCCACAACACCCTGAGTTTTCCCTGGATGGCTCCCATCAAAGTACAAACCCAGCTTGATCCTGCTTTGGTCATGAGATCAGCCAAGCTCTCAGCATGAGGTGGTAGGTACAGTAGAACTCCTGGCCACAATGCCATGCTTGAGACCCATTAGGCCTCTCCTAATTGGCAGTCAGCAGTTGTACCAAATGAGCTGGAAGGGAGTCTCTCCCCAGCCAAGGAGGTAGGCGCCATGCTGAGCTGGTCCCAGCTGGGAGTCCCCTCCTGCCAATAGCATGGTCGCCAACTCTCACGATACTGTTATTAGCTTCGCAGTAGCCCACGTTTCGctcaaagccccagctctttgagtcatgtgattacatgagaattttCAGCTTTCATTCAAAAGCAATCAAaggtaagtttctagtcctcatggctATGGAGGAAAACGTGACCCAAGTGCAGCCTGGGGGCTCTGCAACCACCTGGAATTTATTGTTTGTAAAAATCTCATGCTTGTTTGGGGCCTAGCTTGTGACTTCTGACACTTAGGGTTGGTGACGCTGTGGCAGAGGTGGCCCGTAGTGGGAAGCCCCTCTTTGCAGATCTTATCTCTGCAGGGACTTCCCTCCCTGGGGCCTGTGTGTGGTCAGGGTCAGAAAGGTCTAATATCTCAGAGCTAACTAGGCACTGAAAGTGAATGAGTTTGCTCAAATGAGTCTCTGGCTGGGCAGCAAGAGCTGGAGCAAGCATGTGTGCTCCTCTGCTGCCCCCGCCAGGGCAAGTGAGTTAGCACAccccacagcacctccaggaGGCTGCAACATGTCCCCacagaaggaggcagagaaggaggggagcagagctgcagtggggagggagttggggccAGAGGAGGAAGTGGGGCCCTGGAGACTGCACACGGAGATATAGAGGGATGAGGGTAGAGGAGTTGTGTCAAGAGGGGACTGCATCCAGGagaggggctgaggctggagtGGAGAGGGCTCTGCAGGGAGGTACAAGGTAACATCCAGGGGCATAAGGCAGACATTAAGTTGCCTCTAAACCTGGCTTGATACAATTCCAGAATTCAGGGAGCAATCCCTGGAGTGAGCCTGAAGGCAGCATGGGCAGGGCTTTCCTTGCTCTCTGCATCTCGATGAACAAGCCAAGCTGAAGATTTGCAGGGAGGGCACTTCCTATGAACAGAGGCCCAGGCATGCTGCCCCTGGGCCAGAGGTTCCCTGCTGGCTCAGAGATACTCTGCAAGCCCAGAACAGGTCTTCTCCTGACCCTGGATCACTAATCCTTTACTCTGTGCTTGTGAATGGTGACTGATGGTGCCTACTGGATGATGCCTGATCTCTCCTAGGAGAACTGGTGACCTGCAGGAATCCCAGGTacagggaggatgggggagggggggagtttaTTTGTATCACAGAGAGAACAGGATTATTACACTGGAAATGCCGCAGACTGCAGGCCTGGGCCCTTACACTCACTGACAGTATTATAATGCAGTTATCCTAAATAACATAAAATGCAGTCATGAAACAGCCAGaggcattttttttcctgatcccAGTGCATGTGTCATGTCCCAGTGCAGTGGCTCTATCACAAGCAGGAACAGTTCAGTTTTAGTACTGTTGAACAGTTATACTGCAGTAGTCCCCAAAAGCCCGGGTCAGGGCTTCattatagacagacagacagacatgggcCCTGCATTTCTTGCATAAAATCTACAAGCCGCTACAATGCTGTAATTAATGTGTTTAGAAGGCATTTTATAAGATGTTGCTTAAAGAGGAAGCCCCTAAAGCGGTGAGAATTTGTCTGGAGTTGGAAGGTGTTGCCTTGCTGAGAAACTATTACATTAAGATGTAGGTTCAAAGAACGAGGGAGTAAGATTCTGGTCTGCAGAATATACAGTCAAGCCTAACTGGAACTTAGCTCTGAAACTTGAGTTCTGTTCAGTTTCTTGCATATCGAAAATTTGGGTGATGATGCTTAGAAAAGCTCTAAATGCCACCAAACTCTCAGGGCAAGTGGGACTAGTGAGGAAGAGTCATTTGAATGTTTCATATTCTCTTTATAAACATGGCTTCAAAATCTTGTGCATTTCCCCAAGCTAAAGATCCATTCCCAGGGTGCAGCTGCTTTTCTTGcatggaagaaatgaaattcCATAGCTCAGTGTGCACCACTCTGACCAGAGAAGCTGTCAAAAAGCGATAATGTCAAATTTGATGTGACATGAACCTAGGGTGGATAGCAGTAGAAAAAGGCAAATTTGTATGCAGCTTCTAGTTTAAGTTGCATGAGATACAGGCTGCCTGCACTGAGCAAATTTTGTTCTGTTCCTGTTGTGCTGCATAGTTTTTCTGGGCTCCTGTATTAGTGCACAGGCTTGGAAATAGCAAGGAGCATGAGTCCTTAGTTTGTCTGCGTCCCACTGAGTGGCGTGGCAGAGCGACAGGAGACCCACTGTTTGACGTAACTCCGTGGGAAGTCCTCTCCTTCATTTTCGAGTGTGATGGATCCAGAACTACAGCCTGAATTGGTCTGACCGCTTTTCTCAAATTCACACTCGATCGGACTCCCACAATCTGAGTCCACAAATCCACTGTCAATGGTGTCTAAATCTAGGCAAATTGCTGGGTAACCATCACCAGTTCGTGTATTAGGAGAGAAAAAGTCATAAGGGCCATCGCTATAGGAAACACTTTCACCATCTGGAGAAGGCAGAGAAGCTGGACTTTCTAAACCCCACTGCTCATGATGCAGTTGAAGGGCCTCTAAAATactccccatccctcctcccagggcttctgccattGGGCGGTGCACCAAGGGACTTGCACTCCTCCACGAGTGCTCCATAGACACAGAGCCCGAGGAAATTACGTTATCTTGTGCACTCAGGGCAGCCAGAGGCAAACTGCTGGAAATATCACTGTCCAGATTAACCTTGGGGTAGCCATCCTCTCCATCAGCATCCAGACGCTCATGATCCCTGTGAGCATTGTTACAGTTGCATTGTGAGTAACAAGGTGTAAATTCATCAGTCACAGTTACTGTGTCAATAGAGAGATGACCATATGATTGGTCCTGTGTCCCACTGCTACTATTCAAACTGGACAGACAGGACTGGCTGTCCTGACTGTGCATGGCCAGGCAAGGCACGCAAGTCTTGCTAGGGTGATCTTTATTGAGTTCTTTCAGCTCCTCAGCAGCAGTGTTGTGGGAAAGGTGTTTGCTGTAAACTTCTAAAACTTCTGGAAGGACAATTCCCCACTCAAAGAAATCCAGTGTTGCTTTGGTACAGGATGCACCAACCCATTTCTGCACAGAGACACAAAGAAAGAGGTTATTaatgctgcactcaggggtggcCAGCAGCTGGAAAATCACATTGCTATGGGCAGGAGTGGTATGaggtggcagtggggctgtggcttGCAACTGCCCAAGGAACTGAATTGTTTTTCAGAGGGAAATCAGACTCTTAACCAACTGGGAGTGGCaggaatttcagtggcattattaccaggcccagcagctgcaggagaatTATCTGTTAGTCAGTTCAATTAGGCAGTTTTATCTAGCTCTTTCTTTCATTGTTTGTGTCCCTGCTAGGCAAGCTCCTGGCCTGGCCTTTGCTCCCTCatcacacagcccctgcccctttcccgGACCCTGCCTCCTGCTGCATCCGACCCAGCAAGTCCAGCCTTAGTGGGCTCTGTAATCCTCTCTCACACACGGCTCTGCTTGCTGGTCATGCTGCCCCCATGTCTAGAATGCCCCAACCCCGTTTGCTGCAGCACTGCCCTGGCCTCTGCTCCCTTAGGCGTGTACATGATCCAAGTTTCTTTGTGTGACCCGCCCAGCCCCAGTACGTCCCCCTCTGTTCTGTTCTCGCCCTCCCTTGTCATATCCTGTGTACATGATGATTTAGCTCATAAGCCCCTGGGGCCTGGGACACATCTGTCTGAAGTGGCACAGCCCAAAGAATAATAAATACTTCATTGTCTTTATTTCACAGCCGCCACTCCAGGCTGAATCCTGCAATTCTCTTTCAAACTCTAGCGGCTTGTCTACACTCCTGCTAAGGTCAATGTAATTTACATTGCTCGGGCTGTTAAAAAACTATCCCAAGTGATGTATGTTACATCGACTTAAACCGGGGTCCACACCGTGCTATGCTGgtgctctcccgccaacataccTTGCGCCTCTCGTTGAGGTGCAGTAATTACATTGAGCACTTTCCCGTCAGCACAGTGCTGGcgcggtagtgaagacaagccctagcTAAAACCAGATGTTGTTCCAATGGCCCTGTACTAATTAATATCAATCATTTATATTGCAGAAGTGCCCAAACTGTGTGGGGTGCTCTACAGATAGTTAGAAAaacacagttcctgccccaaattgCTCTCAGTCTAACTAGACAAAGCAGTGAAATGTTGGGGGTCAGGTTTGGAATCTTGCTTGTTACTGTCTCACACGCAACATGGAAAACACATTTAAAGCTGCAATCATAAGGTTTATGTTATTACTTGATTTTTAACCCTGGGTGTCTGAGCTGTAAAGGGTATGAATGGGCAGATGCTCAGACAGTGCAAAAAAGCTGTTTACAAAAAAAGCGCAAACCCCTGTTCTTGGAGTTAAACAGGCAGAATGTACTTGCTTCTCACCCGCTATCTCTCACTCCTTCTCTCAAGGGTCCAGTTCCACTCAGAGTGCAATAAGGATTTTACGAAATAACTAGTAAGCAATACTACTCTGCTTTCAGTTCCGTCTGTATTTCTTGCAATATGTTCTCTAACAATGCTGTCTGCACTTAATAATGGGAGTCACTCATTCCCTGCCAGCCAGATCCAGTATGATCTAGATCTAGAGTATGCCGGGCACATCCACAGACAAAAATGGAGAGACTCTTCATTCCACCAGCTCTGGACGGGGCTGGTATGGGAATCgtgatggaataaatgggcctagagacagggccggctctatgtttttgccgccccaagcacggcaggcaggcaggcagtccgctggtcccacgccttcagtggacccactgccaaattgccactgaagccgcaggactggcggacctcctgcaggcacgctgccaaaagctgcctgcctgccacccttacagcgaccggcaggccacctcccatggcttgccaccctgagcacgcgcttgctgcgctggtgagCTGGGATACCATCCTCTGTAAACAGAGCAGCTTTGGAGCTGGTATTTTTTGTTCTTCTATAACTCAGAAATTATTGAACAGAttttcactgaattaaaaaataataataataaaaaaaagacaacaaccagccctgagccctctctggGCTAAGCCCCTGCCTGGGGAGAGCAAAGAGCTAAGGAGGAATCCTCACAAAGTAAAGAGTAAGTGAAAACAAAGCCATAACTGACCCTCACACCCCTAGCACTCATTACCCACAGCTGCTACCAAGACTCCAAAGCATGTGAGAAGGGTCAAGTGAGACAAGTCTACTGAGTGTTGGGCTCTCACTGCCTTTTTCCTCTGTGCTCCCTGAAGAGAATTTCCAGCTTATTTGCAAGAAGAATATCTCAGCTGCCTGGTTTTGTGCAGACAGACTGTGGTTGAATATGTCCTAGAACAGTTGTTTTTTGCCAGCTGGTAATAAAGTCCCTATTCAGGTGTTAGCAAGGTCACCACATCCTCTGTAGCGCCCTTGTCTGTGCATTTCGTGCTGCGGCTGATAACTGTGTGGGCGACTGCTACTTTATTCTGCTACTTAATTAATTTCCCAGAAGTTTCTCAGCTTCACCATTTTGTAACTTAGAAATGAATGACCTTTCATTCCCTCTCAGCAGCATTCAGCAGCCTAACAAGAAACAGAGTGGGCAAAAGCCTCTGTCCCAGTCTGACGGAGAACGGCTGTCACTTTTCCACCCCAGAGCAGGAAATGACCTCTCTCCAGAGCGCTGAGAGATCCTTTGTGATCagcagtgctcagggcagggctgcagaggacaatgaaagaGTCACTGCCGTTTGAACACCTGTCGCCTACGGGGTTGAGGGTTATCTCAGGGATGCTGGTTTAACCCAAACTGACACCAAATCAGCAAACATCTCTAAATGTACATTCCTTTCATGCAACAAACAGGAAAGCACAGTTGCCCCGAGGCTGCTTCTCTGCTTCCCCAACCTGCCCTACCTCAGTGGCTGGTCGCATGGCCCCTGCCTCGCCCCCTCCTTTCGGGGTGATAAGTAGATGTGGCTGCacttgctgagctcccagtggGCAGTGCCTCCCTAAGTTGCTCCATGCTCTTGTCTGACTTGGCTCAGCCTCTGGCTAAGGCTGGGAGGGGGaccttttggcccaagggccacatctgggcatAGAAATtctatggtgggccatgaatgctcacaacattggggttggggtgcaggagggggtgatgggtctggttgggggtgtgggctctgggttggggccagaaatgaggagttcagggtgtgggaggaggctccggggggaggggagagggctccGGTTggtggtgcgggctctggggtggggctgtggaggagggttttggggtgcagaagggtgctctgagctgggattgaggggttcagatggcaggagggggatcagggctggtgcaggggtttggggcatggcagggtgagagctccagctgggggtgtgggctctcgggtggggctggggacgaGAAGTTTGAGGAAgcatgcagagcagagccccctggctgcccatatgtgtaggagccagaggggggccatgccactgcttccaggagccacgtggaATGGCCCTTGACCCTGCTCTCCAGCTGGAGCGCCGGAGTGGGGCAAggcccagaccccactccccagtaggagctcgagggccagattaaaatggctagtgggccacatctggcctgtgggccatagtttgcccacccctgggttaaGGGCACCAGAGGGGCAGGATGTGGCAGCACTTGAGGGTCCCTTTCTGGGAGTTAGTAAGAGACCTTAGCAGCCTTACCCTGCCAAGAGGGAGTTTCTTCTTTACCCTATCAGAGAGCAGAGCTGGCTTATGGCCTGAAACGGGAGATATACATTTATATTGTTTATCTTCTCTACTGTAACTGCATGCGCTTTTAGCCAGATCCGCAGTCCTGCTAAGCCCTTGGCCTCAATGAGatcttgtggcagtgaattccatATATTTATTGTGACTTACATAAAAATTCCTTCCTTTATCCATTTTAAGTGTGTTGCCTTTTGTTGTCCTTGAAGGTCCCTTTGCTCTTGTGTTAGGAGAGAGGGTGAATGGGAGTGTGCAGTGATTCTCCTCTAGACCAGGCAGTATTTTGAATACCTCTGTCAAGTCCCTTCTTCTTTGTTTACTCCAAACTAATTACACCAATCTTTTCAGTCGCTCATGATACACACTATCTCAAGGCCTGTAATCAATTCACTTCTTTGCTCCGAACACCTTCTATTTTTACTATATTCTGTTGGAGATGCTGTGACAACACAGCACATGGTGTGCCAGGTGCAGACCTACCATGCATTTATGggatggcattataatattttcagtatactGTTCTAGTccattttttatatattgtaaTTTTCTGCAATTCTGAGCTAGCATCTCATGGTGCAAAACTGGGAACTTGTTGTGGGAGTCAGATACTGCTTGGATTTGGGGCGTGGGTAACCACTCAACTACTATGCAGTAAAGATAGGGTCATGTGCAGGGAAAGCAGTTTATGCTGAGGCATCAGAATGACTccaatgagagagacaagatggcaAAGTCCCCGGTGTAGATACTATTGCTGATCAGCCTCAGGAAGAAACATCCAGGAATAAAGAAATGTGTTTCAAACTCCGCATCAATAAGTGAAGTAAGAGGAGCGTGAAAGGCATGAgcagaaaatatgaaaatttaCCCTTTTAACCAACGGTCTCTTTGGGCACCTGGCTAAAGTCTCTACATTAGGGCGCAGCTGGTGTTTCTCCCAAGGGGGTCagagaagaaactgaaacaaGAGGTAGCTTTTGAAGTGCCTCTAATAAGAGCTGCTTTAACAACAGGTATTGTGCAGGAAGATGAGGTAATGTGAAATCTGCATTCGGACACTGGCATTATCCCCATTCATCCGCTGTACGGCAGGGTCTCCTCTGGACTATGCACTGAACAGCACACTTGGAATTCAGAGTTTTCTCCCCTCACTTCAAAGTCCATCAGGATTCCATTGTGAAACCTGCTCTTTGCATGCCATTTAGCCAGAGAGGCAAATGTTAAGGATTAAAGCAAAAACGAGTTTGGCTGTTtttaagtgagaagagaatcagggtAGCTAGATAAAGTTACTgactaagacagaaaatatcatattgcccctatatgaatccatggtataCTCACATAtggaacactgtgtgcagatgtagtcgccccatctcaaagaagatatattggaattggaaaaggttcagaaaagggcagcaaaaatggttaggggcatggaacagctttcgtatgaggaaagattaataagactgggacttttcagcttggaaaagagatgagtaagggaggatatgattgaggtctataaaataatgacttgtgtggagaaagtagataaggaagtgttgtttactacttctcataacacaagaactagggggcaccaaacaaaattaataggcagcaggtttaaaacaaacaaaaggaaatattttttcacacaacacacaatctgtagaactctttgccagaagatgttgtgaagaccaaagaCTACAAAAAGGTtcaataaagaactagataaattcatggaggataggtccatcgatggctattaaccaggatgggcagggatggtgtccctagcctctgtttaccagaagctgggaatgggtgacaggggatggatcacttgatgtttccctgttcagttcattccctctggggcacctgggattggccgctgttggaagacaggatactgggctagatggatctttggtctgactcagtgtggccattcttatgttcttatggcttCAGACGGATACGTGCCTAACTCAGAGATAGCTGCAGCTTGACAAATGTTACTGGACTGGTTATTTACCCCTCCAGGTCTAACCATGTTTCCAGGCTGTTACCTACAACCACTGTTCTGGATTAAAAGCTCTCCTAAGGGGGATTGTTAGTGCTAACACTGGGTTCCTGGCATAAACAGAAGACTAGAATGAGAATGGTCCTAGACTGCATCTCATAAAGCACTCATGTGGCTACTGGGTATACAAGAGAGTGCTTTGCCAGATATGTCCTGGGTGTAAAATCTTTATGATACTAAAGGTGCAACACAAGAGCCATATTCTGGTGCAGTGAAAACATAGGCCCAAATACAAAGCAGCACGGAGAGGATGTGCAGAGCTGGTTTAGCTCCTCAAGGGTTGTGAGTGAATCTGCTGTGCTACTGCTGTAAAAGGTGCCCCAAGGGGGTAAAATGACAAAGTGGCCAAGAAATTTGAAGACTGAAAATGAAAGTGGAGAGCTGAAGACTCCCCCAAATTATTCTCTTCACAGCCCACAAAGCTGGCCACCAGGCCTGCTCTTTCCACAGGCAGACACACTGGTAAATTCAAACCTGCACCCAAGTGTCACTTGACATTCTCCTGCAATAGACTCCTCCTCCCACCACTTCCTCTGGAAAGCCCCAGCCTGAGTGAAGGAGCTGGGccatttgttttaattctgcagtATGCGCTTGTGGATGTGATTTGTTCCATTTATACCTTGAAATCTCCGTTGTGTACCACGTAAAGTGGTTTGAAAAAGGGAGCAGGATCCGGGATGAAAACCCCCAGCTTTTTCCATATGCTGGAACAGAAAGCAAGAGCAAGGATTCAGTGTCAGGCATGTTTCACAGTCCCAAGCCAAAGCATCTGGGATTAAGCATCTGGAGTCACCTGCCCAGGCCTTGCTGGGAGCCTAATTCCCCTTGAGTGGGTTCTGCTAAGAAAATGGACGGATCTGCCCTCTTGGTAATGCTCCATCCTCCTATGTCTCAGGATGGGCCAGGCTAATGGAGTTTTTGACTGGCGTGGCCTCCAGGCTCTGCTCAACAAAAATGTGAACCTGGAGCCCTGCCTCCCATAATGCTCAGGCCCCAGGCTTGtcttaaaaaaaagttctcaGCTTCTGCCCCCGAACTTTGtggtccctgccccccaaccctacAAATGGTCTCCCAGGCCTGGAAATGCCCAGTACCCAGGCTTCCCGGAGGCTACAAACCCCAGGGACCTTTCATCACCCAGTCTGAGGTTGGAGTTTGCAGCAGCTTGGAGCAGGTGCACTTTGCCTGgtctgggttctgctcccaggtGCCCCGTCTGGATCATGAGAGACTCTACTCTCACCTGCCTCAGGTGCTGTGGGTTTCACACAAGCAGTAATTAGCTGTGCTCCCAATTCAGACGGGCAGGAGAAA encodes the following:
- the IL21R gene encoding interleukin-21 receptor isoform X1, translating into MFCFSGRPTGINMRNKWQLQTIPFFLLLQYTTCCEDLLCSVDYVQTLTCVQKTDLSETSYNLTATWLLEEEMKIPEPFCNLHQSSRTASHTQYTCSMDLTEFTSDDKFRVDVTKLADGQYTTSKACSEFLLSKNIKPFPPFNLTTVFSDGYNVSWKTIYQNSLFYYLDDELEYELRYKKKSDTWENKKSKVIPEDKRSVVLLPLEFQRDTDYEFQVRAKPRPGSDYVGVWSEWSSPLTLKTEPEESPGVRWLVSLLAFALVAVSVTVFLTKHQSIWKKLGVFIPDPAPFFKPLYVVHNGDFKKWVGASCTKATLDFFEWGIVLPEVLEVYSKHLSHNTAAEELKELNKDHPSKTCVPCLAMHSQDSQSCLSSLNSSSGTQDQSYGHLSIDTVTVTDEFTPCYSQCNCNNAHRDHERLDADGEDGYPKVNLDSDISSSLPLAALSAQDNVISSGSVSMEHSWRSASPLVHRPMAEALGGGMGSILEALQLHHEQWGLESPASLPSPDGESVSYSDGPYDFFSPNTRTGDGYPAICLDLDTIDSGFVDSDCGSPIECEFEKSGQTNSGCSSGSITLENEGEDFPRSYVKQWVSCRSATPLSGTQTN
- the IL21R gene encoding interleukin-21 receptor isoform X3; amino-acid sequence: MAAPDNSLLPFTSVQLLEEEMKIPEPFCNLHQSSRTASHTQYTCSMDLTEFTSDDKFRVDVTKLADGQYTTSKACSEFLLSKNIKPFPPFNLTTVFSDGYNVSWKTIYQNSLFYYLDDELEYELRYKKKSDTWENKKSKVIPEDKRSVVLLPLEFQRDTDYEFQVRAKPRPGSDYVGVWSEWSSPLTLKTEPEESPGVRWLVSLLAFALVAVSVTVFLTKHQSIWKKLGVFIPDPAPFFKPLYVVHNGDFKKWVGASCTKATLDFFEWGIVLPEVLEVYSKHLSHNTAAEELKELNKDHPSKTCVPCLAMHSQDSQSCLSSLNSSSGTQDQSYGHLSIDTVTVTDEFTPCYSQCNCNNAHRDHERLDADGEDGYPKVNLDSDISSSLPLAALSAQDNVISSGSVSMEHSWRSASPLVHRPMAEALGGGMGSILEALQLHHEQWGLESPASLPSPDGESVSYSDGPYDFFSPNTRTGDGYPAICLDLDTIDSGFVDSDCGSPIECEFEKSGQTNSGCSSGSITLENEGEDFPRSYVKQWVSCRSATPLSGTQTN
- the IL21R gene encoding interleukin-21 receptor isoform X2, encoding MRQGRPTGINMRNKWQLQTIPFFLLLQYTTCCEDLLCSVDYVQTLTCVQKTDLSETSYNLTATWLLEEEMKIPEPFCNLHQSSRTASHTQYTCSMDLTEFTSDDKFRVDVTKLADGQYTTSKACSEFLLSKNIKPFPPFNLTTVFSDGYNVSWKTIYQNSLFYYLDDELEYELRYKKKSDTWENKKSKVIPEDKRSVVLLPLEFQRDTDYEFQVRAKPRPGSDYVGVWSEWSSPLTLKTEPEESPGVRWLVSLLAFALVAVSVTVFLTKHQSIWKKLGVFIPDPAPFFKPLYVVHNGDFKKWVGASCTKATLDFFEWGIVLPEVLEVYSKHLSHNTAAEELKELNKDHPSKTCVPCLAMHSQDSQSCLSSLNSSSGTQDQSYGHLSIDTVTVTDEFTPCYSQCNCNNAHRDHERLDADGEDGYPKVNLDSDISSSLPLAALSAQDNVISSGSVSMEHSWRSASPLVHRPMAEALGGGMGSILEALQLHHEQWGLESPASLPSPDGESVSYSDGPYDFFSPNTRTGDGYPAICLDLDTIDSGFVDSDCGSPIECEFEKSGQTNSGCSSGSITLENEGEDFPRSYVKQWVSCRSATPLSGTQTN